The following are encoded together in the Gilvimarinus sp. DA14 genome:
- a CDS encoding S1C family serine protease, with product MTFNSKKLVALVFLVALHASQAWSEAPKFSTDDERNTIEIFDYASPSVVYVNRLQVVRDRRSFDLLSIPSGAGTGFIWSEDGYVVTNYHVVEGAQQVQITLPDQSSWPAEVVGLAPDKDLAVLKIEAPKEKLHALPRGDSDELAVGRKVLAIGNPFGLDATLTTGVVSALGREIEAPNQRKIRNVIQTDAAINPGNSGGPLLNSAGELIGVNTMIYSPSGASAGIGFAIPVNIVKEIVPQLIEFGRLIRPVFGVEFAPAYWARRAGVEGVPLLHVAPGLPAAKAGLIGARRGAWGRVELGDIIIALNDTPTRNHDDFLTLLEQHEPGDTLSVQFVRNGKIRQAQVTLAEPRL from the coding sequence ATGACATTTAACAGCAAAAAACTCGTCGCCCTTGTGTTCTTGGTTGCGCTGCACGCCAGCCAGGCCTGGTCAGAAGCGCCCAAATTCTCCACCGACGACGAGCGCAACACCATTGAGATTTTCGACTATGCGAGCCCCTCGGTGGTGTACGTCAATCGCCTGCAGGTGGTGCGCGACCGGCGCTCTTTTGACTTGCTGTCCATTCCCAGTGGCGCCGGCACCGGATTTATCTGGAGCGAAGACGGCTACGTGGTCACTAACTACCATGTGGTCGAAGGCGCGCAGCAAGTGCAAATCACCCTCCCCGATCAGTCCAGCTGGCCCGCCGAAGTGGTGGGTCTGGCGCCAGACAAAGACCTCGCAGTGCTGAAAATCGAAGCCCCGAAAGAAAAACTGCACGCCCTGCCGCGCGGCGATTCGGACGAGCTGGCGGTGGGTCGCAAGGTACTGGCCATCGGCAACCCCTTCGGCCTTGATGCCACCCTCACCACTGGCGTAGTCAGTGCTCTGGGCCGCGAAATTGAAGCACCCAACCAGCGCAAAATTCGCAATGTGATTCAGACCGACGCCGCCATTAACCCAGGTAACTCCGGCGGCCCGCTGCTGAACTCCGCGGGCGAGCTGATTGGCGTAAACACTATGATTTACAGCCCCAGCGGAGCCAGTGCCGGCATTGGCTTTGCCATCCCGGTCAATATTGTCAAAGAAATCGTGCCGCAGCTGATTGAGTTTGGCCGCCTGATCCGCCCCGTCTTTGGGGTTGAGTTCGCCCCCGCCTACTGGGCCAGGCGCGCCGGCGTAGAAGGTGTGCCACTGCTTCATGTTGCACCCGGCTTGCCCGCCGCCAAAGCGGGTTTGATAGGCGCAAGACGCGGAGCTTGGGGCCGGGTCGAGCTGGGAGATATTATCATCGCCTTAAACGACACCCCCACGCGCAATCACGACGACTTTCTCACCCTGCTTGAGCAACACGAGCCGGGCGACACTCTGTCAGTGCAATTCGTGCGCAATGGCAAAATCCGTCAGGCCCAAGTCACCCTTGCCGAGCCGCGCTTGTGA
- the gluQRS gene encoding tRNA glutamyl-Q(34) synthetase GluQRS, translating into MPHIAPSYTGRFAPSPSGPLHFGSLVAALASYLDARHNCGRWLVRIDDIDPPREQAGAADLILQTLEAHGLHWDDTVLWQSQRREAYRELLATLEQKDLIYPCDCTRQDVKAMGGIYNGHCRHARPRHGNTAWRLKLYDLPGVLAKLPDTLSFTDALAGVQQQNLAREVGDAVVVRKDGLFGYQLAVVADDIHQGITHVVRGSDLLPVTARQIRFFEILQQRTPIYAHVPVACGADGRKLSKQNQAAALDNRNACANLWQALVFLRQNPPRELAHSDCASLLHWATQHWRLNALAGVPLSTNMENT; encoded by the coding sequence GTGCCACATATTGCCCCTTCTTATACGGGCCGCTTCGCGCCCTCCCCCTCCGGGCCACTGCACTTTGGCTCTCTGGTCGCCGCCCTGGCGAGCTATTTGGACGCGCGTCACAACTGCGGCCGCTGGCTGGTTCGTATCGACGATATTGACCCCCCGCGCGAGCAGGCCGGTGCCGCCGACCTCATTCTGCAAACACTGGAGGCTCACGGCCTTCACTGGGACGACACCGTACTTTGGCAAAGCCAGCGCCGCGAGGCCTATCGAGAACTGCTCGCCACGCTCGAGCAAAAGGACCTGATCTACCCCTGCGACTGTACCCGTCAGGATGTGAAAGCCATGGGCGGGATCTACAACGGCCACTGTCGGCACGCACGCCCCAGGCACGGCAACACCGCCTGGCGCCTCAAACTTTACGATCTACCCGGTGTGCTCGCCAAGCTGCCCGATACCCTGAGCTTTACCGACGCCCTGGCCGGTGTGCAGCAGCAAAATCTGGCCCGCGAAGTTGGCGATGCCGTAGTGGTGCGTAAAGATGGTTTATTCGGCTATCAATTGGCGGTTGTAGCCGACGATATCCACCAGGGCATCACCCATGTGGTACGCGGCAGCGACCTGCTGCCGGTAACGGCGCGCCAGATTCGTTTTTTTGAAATTCTGCAGCAGCGCACACCTATTTACGCCCACGTGCCCGTCGCCTGCGGCGCCGACGGACGTAAACTGAGCAAGCAAAACCAGGCAGCTGCCCTGGATAACCGCAATGCCTGCGCAAACCTCTGGCAGGCACTGGTGTTTCTGAGGCAAAATCCCCCCCGGGAACTGGCGCACAGCGATTGCGCCAGCCTGTTACACTGGGCCACCCAGCACTGGCGGCTTAATGCACTGGCCGGTGTTCCTTTAAGCACAAACATGGAAAACACATGA
- the htpX gene encoding protease HtpX translates to MLRIGLFLLTNLGVLVLASVTLNLFGVNQILNESGTGLDLTSLLIFCAVFGFSGAFISLFLSKFIAKKTTGTQIITNPRTPDERWLVETVKDLSQKAGIGMPEVGIFPASQANAFATGWNKNNALVAVSAGLLQRFDREEARAVMAHEIGHVANGDMVTLTLIQGVVNTFVMFLARIIGHTVDKVVFKTERGVGIGYYIVTIVAEIILGFLATMIVMSFSRYREYRADAAGAHLASREGMIRALQRLQAETQAGAPTPMPKSMQAFGISSGFQQSLGKLFASHPPLSDRIDTLRKGL, encoded by the coding sequence GTGTTGCGAATTGGCCTGTTTTTATTGACTAACCTGGGCGTTTTGGTTCTGGCAAGCGTTACCCTGAACCTGTTCGGGGTAAACCAGATTCTGAACGAGTCGGGCACAGGGTTGGATTTAACCAGCCTGCTTATTTTCTGCGCTGTATTCGGCTTTTCCGGCGCGTTTATCTCCCTGTTTCTGTCTAAATTTATCGCCAAGAAAACCACCGGTACCCAAATCATTACCAACCCTCGCACACCCGATGAGCGCTGGCTGGTAGAGACCGTAAAAGATTTGTCGCAAAAAGCGGGGATCGGGATGCCAGAGGTGGGTATCTTTCCCGCCAGCCAAGCCAATGCCTTTGCCACTGGCTGGAACAAAAATAACGCTTTGGTGGCGGTCAGCGCCGGCCTGCTGCAGCGCTTTGACCGCGAAGAGGCCCGCGCCGTTATGGCTCACGAGATTGGACATGTGGCCAACGGCGATATGGTGACCCTGACGCTGATTCAGGGTGTGGTAAATACTTTTGTGATGTTTTTGGCACGCATCATCGGCCACACCGTGGACAAGGTAGTGTTTAAAACCGAGCGCGGTGTGGGTATCGGTTACTACATTGTTACCATCGTGGCGGAGATTATCCTTGGTTTTCTCGCCACCATGATCGTGATGTCATTTTCTCGCTATCGCGAATACCGCGCCGATGCGGCGGGCGCCCATCTGGCCAGTCGCGAAGGTATGATTCGCGCGCTGCAGCGCCTGCAGGCTGAAACTCAGGCTGGCGCCCCCACCCCCATGCCCAAGAGCATGCAGGCTTTTGGTATTTCCAGCGGCTTTCAGCAATCTCTGGGCAAGCTGTTTGCCAGTCACCCGCCGCTGTCAGATCGAATCGACACTCTGCGCAAAGGACTATGA
- a CDS encoding Rieske (2Fe-2S) protein: MNAKTFICNSADLPEGSSRGYQIERDGADLAVILIRKRGQAYAYHNLCPHVAIPLEWVEHEFLTSDGSLIQCANHGALFVIENGQCVSGPCAGQALRALSICEVDGGIYLHH; encoded by the coding sequence GTGAACGCAAAGACATTTATCTGCAACAGCGCGGATCTGCCGGAGGGCAGCAGCAGGGGCTATCAAATAGAGCGCGACGGAGCCGACCTGGCGGTAATACTAATCCGCAAACGGGGCCAAGCTTACGCCTACCATAACCTTTGCCCTCATGTGGCCATTCCCCTGGAGTGGGTCGAACACGAGTTTCTCACCAGCGATGGCAGCTTAATTCAATGCGCCAACCACGGCGCACTGTTTGTAATTGAAAACGGCCAGTGCGTCAGCGGTCCTTGTGCCGGGCAAGCGCTGCGGGCATTGTCGATCTGCGAGGTGGACGGCGGGATTTACCTGCACCACTGA
- a CDS encoding sigma-54 dependent transcriptional regulator, producing MTKILVVEDEAIIRTALRKLLERNKYEVSEAPSVREATSKFNLTDYQLIISDLRLPGAPGTDLIKLAGDVPVLIMTSYASLRSAVDSMRMGAVDYIAKPFDHDEMVSAVKRVIGKASMKAKTQSNPSDSKVTGMIGSSDVMQKLYSRIAKVAPTDATVLVHGETGTGKELVARSLHEQSRRHKELMISVNCAAIPETLIESELFGHEKGAFTGAASTREGLVAAADGGTLFLDEIGELPLEAQARLLRVLQEGEVRPLGSVESRKVDVRLVAATHRDLRALARDGKFREDLYFRINVVQLELPPLRERGKDILNLAESLLSRYCQQFNKPNLKLSPEAIQAITTYTWPGNVRELENAMQRAVILCEDEREISHDLLAIDLDLVLLDDHVDDNPYAQAARESVNNQPRHIDPSEDLSLEDYFQRFVLEHQDTMSETELAKKLGVSRKCLWERRQRFGIPRRKSTSK from the coding sequence ATGACGAAAATTCTGGTTGTTGAAGACGAAGCCATTATCCGTACTGCCCTGCGCAAACTGTTAGAGCGCAACAAATACGAAGTCAGCGAAGCCCCATCGGTGCGCGAAGCCACCTCTAAGTTTAACCTGACCGATTATCAACTGATTATCAGCGACTTGCGCCTACCGGGCGCGCCGGGCACCGACCTGATCAAGCTCGCCGGCGATGTCCCCGTGCTGATCATGACCAGCTACGCCAGCTTGCGTTCGGCGGTGGATTCTATGCGTATGGGCGCGGTGGACTATATCGCCAAGCCCTTCGACCACGATGAAATGGTCAGTGCGGTAAAGCGTGTTATCGGCAAAGCGTCGATGAAAGCAAAAACCCAGAGTAACCCCAGCGATAGCAAAGTGACCGGCATGATCGGCTCATCCGATGTGATGCAAAAACTCTACTCGCGTATCGCTAAGGTCGCCCCGACCGATGCCACTGTATTGGTGCACGGCGAAACCGGCACCGGTAAAGAGCTGGTGGCCCGCTCGCTGCACGAGCAGAGCCGGCGCCACAAAGAACTGATGATTTCGGTCAACTGCGCCGCCATCCCCGAAACCTTGATTGAATCGGAGCTGTTTGGTCACGAGAAAGGCGCTTTTACCGGCGCCGCGAGCACTCGCGAAGGGCTGGTGGCCGCTGCCGATGGCGGCACCCTGTTTCTGGACGAAATCGGCGAGCTGCCTCTGGAAGCCCAGGCGCGCCTGCTGCGGGTACTGCAGGAGGGCGAAGTGCGCCCCCTGGGTTCGGTTGAATCGCGCAAAGTCGATGTGCGCCTGGTCGCCGCCACACACCGGGATCTACGCGCCCTGGCCCGCGATGGCAAGTTCCGCGAGGACCTCTACTTTCGTATCAATGTGGTTCAACTCGAACTGCCACCGTTGCGCGAGCGCGGTAAAGACATCCTCAACTTGGCGGAAAGCCTGCTTAGCCGCTATTGCCAGCAGTTCAACAAACCTAATTTAAAACTCTCACCTGAAGCTATTCAGGCGATTACCACTTACACCTGGCCAGGCAATGTGCGCGAGCTGGAAAACGCCATGCAGCGAGCGGTTATCCTCTGTGAAGACGAACGCGAAATCAGCCACGACCTGTTGGCCATCGACCTAGACCTGGTGCTGCTAGACGATCATGTGGACGACAATCCCTACGCCCAGGCTGCTCGTGAATCGGTCAACAATCAACCGCGACACATCGATCCTTCTGAGGATTTATCGCTGGAAGACTACTTTCAGCGTTTTGTTCTGGAGCACCAGGACACCATGAGCGAAACCGAACTGGCAAAAAAACTGGGGGTTAGTCGCAAGTGCCTTTGGGAACGGCGCCAGCGTTTCGGCATCCCGCGCCGCAAATCCACCAGCAAGTAA
- a CDS encoding M15 family metallopeptidase, with protein MSGEILVTERQALGLDEEHLVSVQGSCKIHPLVSAPLQSLAQQCSAPGCRLAIASGYRSFDRQLAIFNAKARGEREVLDDRGQVLDMQRLSPREQLYAILRFSALPGASRHHWGSDMDVYDPAAMPADYRVQLTLSECVPGGVFGDLHCELDSHLQGSDFYRPYERDLGAIAPEPWHLSYRPLADAYVKVLSRDLLGDCLQSAELELKPVVMRHLDDIYRRYVQLEPGSGSN; from the coding sequence ATGTCTGGTGAAATCTTGGTGACAGAGCGACAGGCCCTGGGGCTGGATGAAGAGCACCTTGTCTCGGTGCAGGGCAGCTGCAAAATTCATCCGCTGGTCTCGGCGCCCCTGCAGTCGCTGGCGCAGCAGTGCAGTGCCCCCGGGTGTCGGCTAGCGATTGCCAGTGGGTATCGCAGCTTTGATCGTCAGCTGGCCATTTTTAATGCCAAGGCCCGCGGCGAGCGCGAGGTGCTGGATGACCGAGGGCAGGTGTTGGATATGCAGCGCCTGAGCCCGCGCGAGCAGTTGTATGCGATTTTGCGATTCTCCGCGTTACCCGGCGCCTCGCGGCATCACTGGGGCAGTGATATGGATGTCTATGATCCCGCTGCCATGCCCGCTGATTATCGAGTGCAGCTAACCTTATCGGAATGTGTCCCCGGAGGTGTTTTCGGTGACTTGCATTGCGAGCTGGATTCCCATCTGCAGGGCAGCGACTTTTATCGGCCCTACGAGCGCGACCTGGGGGCTATTGCCCCGGAACCCTGGCATTTAAGTTATCGGCCCCTTGCCGATGCCTATGTAAAAGTGCTCTCGCGGGATTTACTGGGCGATTGCCTGCAAAGCGCCGAGTTGGAGCTTAAGCCCGTGGTTATGCGCCACCTGGATGACATATATCGCCGCTATGTGCAGCTGGAGCCTGGCAGTGGATCAAATTAA
- the dksA gene encoding RNA polymerase-binding protein DksA, producing MPNSSAQAESYTLRTFAPYKEKKGEEYMNEKQLEHFQQLLLAWRRELMEEVDRTMSHMKDEAANFPDPADRASQEEEFSLELRTRDRERKLIRKIDSTLELIENEDYGFCDACGVEIGIRRLEARPTATLCVDCKTLDEIKEKQIGG from the coding sequence ATGCCCAACAGTTCAGCTCAAGCCGAAAGCTATACGCTGCGCACCTTTGCACCCTACAAAGAAAAGAAGGGTGAAGAGTACATGAATGAAAAACAGCTGGAGCACTTTCAACAGCTGTTACTGGCCTGGCGTAGAGAGTTGATGGAAGAAGTCGACCGCACCATGAGCCACATGAAAGATGAAGCGGCCAACTTTCCCGATCCGGCTGACCGCGCCAGCCAGGAAGAAGAGTTTAGCCTGGAGTTGCGCACCCGCGACCGCGAGCGCAAATTGATCAGAAAAATCGACAGCACCTTGGAGCTGATCGAAAACGAAGACTATGGTTTTTGCGACGCCTGTGGCGTAGAAATCGGTATTCGTCGTCTGGAAGCGCGCCCAACTGCCACCTTGTGTGTCGACTGCAAAACGCTGGACGAAATCAAAGAAAAGCAAATCGGCGGCTAA
- a CDS encoding TfoX/Sxy family protein — MGTEQSELLQLKNLGMASVNILRAIGVSTYSDLQELGAVGAYLRIKDRDINVSKVMLYALQGALMDVHWNDLDPQLKSELVAEAEKLATENA, encoded by the coding sequence ATGGGGACCGAGCAAAGCGAATTGCTACAGTTAAAGAACCTGGGCATGGCTTCCGTCAATATTTTGCGCGCCATTGGGGTCAGCACATACAGTGACTTACAAGAGCTGGGCGCCGTGGGCGCTTACCTGCGCATTAAAGATCGCGACATCAACGTATCCAAGGTCATGCTTTACGCCCTGCAGGGTGCTCTAATGGACGTCCACTGGAATGATCTTGACCCACAGCTAAAGTCCGAGCTGGTAGCCGAAGCCGAGAAGTTGGCCACAGAAAACGCCTGA
- the sfsA gene encoding DNA/RNA nuclease SfsA → MKAEQPWQQGTLIRRYKRFLADVVTAKGEHITIHCPNTGSMRNCISEGAPCWYSRSDSKTRKYPHTWEVATTPEGHLAGINTGRANHLVREAIEAGIIESLAGYPSLRAEVKYGAENSRIDFLLSGAGPDCYVEVKNVTLMERAGEGLFPDAVSSRGTKHLRELISVAREGQRAVLLFCVQHSGIEHVSPADDIDPLYAKTLREAATAGVEVLAYGAAIEPEHSEIRLQRALPVLL, encoded by the coding sequence ATGAAGGCTGAGCAGCCGTGGCAGCAGGGAACTTTAATTCGGCGCTACAAGCGTTTTTTGGCTGATGTGGTTACCGCTAAAGGTGAACACATCACTATTCATTGCCCCAATACAGGCTCTATGCGTAACTGCATCAGCGAGGGCGCGCCCTGCTGGTATTCCCGCTCCGACAGTAAAACCCGCAAGTACCCTCACACCTGGGAGGTGGCGACCACACCGGAGGGGCATTTGGCCGGCATCAATACCGGACGAGCAAATCACTTGGTGCGCGAGGCCATAGAGGCGGGGATTATCGAGTCTCTCGCCGGTTACCCGTCGCTGCGGGCGGAGGTGAAGTATGGTGCTGAAAACTCGCGCATCGATTTTCTGCTCTCTGGGGCAGGGCCTGATTGTTATGTTGAAGTGAAAAACGTCACCTTAATGGAGCGGGCCGGCGAAGGCTTGTTTCCCGATGCGGTCAGCAGTCGCGGTACCAAACATTTGCGTGAGTTGATTAGTGTAGCCCGCGAGGGGCAGCGCGCTGTTTTACTTTTCTGTGTGCAGCACTCGGGTATCGAGCATGTATCGCCCGCCGACGATATTGATCCACTGTACGCTAAGACTTTACGAGAAGCCGCTACCGCAGGGGTCGAGGTGCTTGCCTATGGGGCAGCAATCGAGCCCGAGCACAGCGAAATTCGCTTGCAGCGGGCCCTGCCGGTGCTTTTATAA
- a CDS encoding Crp/Fnr family transcriptional regulator, whose amino-acid sequence MHLAAHETETLAELGQKITTIAQSLYDGLVLEAPEVTLQACDDIFSNAPNSRLYFVQSGQVYCRFAGKPTLMFSRGDILGLTRMLSLPGGTYYCDESVVLQPCDRDTLINYVCSEQSLQKLWSYFLVAQLSWLQQALAQEIRKEFQPSAGFLRYSAGETIIRQGDEADLVYSLIDGSADAVCDGVTVGEVRSDEIFGALAVFTGQKRIASIVARTDCTVLTVKKDEFIELVEHQPHICIGLIEEMAEKIKLLNSQLASCTA is encoded by the coding sequence ATGCATTTAGCGGCGCATGAAACCGAGACCCTGGCAGAGCTGGGGCAAAAAATTACCACCATCGCACAAAGCCTTTACGATGGTTTAGTTCTGGAGGCGCCGGAAGTAACCCTGCAAGCCTGCGACGATATTTTCTCCAACGCGCCCAATTCCCGGCTCTACTTTGTGCAGTCTGGTCAGGTCTATTGCCGCTTTGCGGGCAAACCCACTTTAATGTTTAGCCGTGGCGATATTCTCGGCCTCACGCGAATGTTAAGTCTGCCAGGCGGCACCTACTACTGCGATGAGTCCGTAGTGCTGCAGCCCTGCGACCGCGACACACTGATCAATTACGTCTGCAGCGAGCAGAGCCTGCAAAAACTTTGGAGCTACTTTCTGGTAGCCCAACTTAGCTGGCTGCAACAGGCACTGGCGCAGGAAATTCGCAAAGAATTCCAACCCAGCGCTGGTTTTTTGCGCTACAGCGCCGGAGAGACCATTATCCGCCAGGGGGACGAGGCCGATTTGGTGTACAGCCTGATCGACGGCAGTGCCGACGCCGTCTGCGATGGCGTGACAGTAGGTGAAGTCCGCAGCGATGAAATCTTTGGCGCCCTGGCTGTATTTACCGGGCAAAAGCGCATTGCCAGCATTGTTGCCCGCACAGACTGCACCGTACTCACAGTTAAAAAAGACGAGTTTATCGAGCTGGTAGAGCACCAACCCCATATTTGTATTGGCCTGATTGAAGAGATGGCAGAAAAAATTAAACTCCTAAACAGCCAACTCGCTAGCTGTACCGCTTAA
- a CDS encoding ATP-binding protein, translated as MTFELTHVALIGLGYLLLIFGIATITERDWLPRRITEHPVTYILSLGIFASAWAFYGVIDLAFQFGYGALAYYLGTGALFLFAPVALEPITELARRHQVHSLADLLVFRYHSHGIGALTTLCMLLGILPLMALQIQAIADTMHILTVSRDPAIPLVGTGLTFKDLMALTYCGILALFTILFGSNRERHRGLITAMAFESLLKVFALCAIGLLAVYGVFDGFSGLDQWLERNPENLALLHSPIRDGASHTLLLVFVATAVTMPHIFHMGVAENPILRNTRTVTWAFPLFLLFLALPIFPILWAGFELSVPLPAQYFTLGVPILAESPSLTILAFIGGLSASTGAMVVISLALSTMVMNHWLLPFLRLRRRQDIYSQLVWLRRAVIAALFLGGYFFYWMLDNRQSLFHLALVAFIETLQFVPGIFAIVFWTRGNRRGVIAGLTVGTLVWMVGLLIPMLTGLEQLRVPFGDGSLSVGISHWSEITVISLGLNTLIFIGVSLLTRQTEEEAYSAELCAADELSHPVRQALDVHSAAEFKTRLAKPLGKVTASREVDLALRQLGLGISERRPYALRRLRDQLEANLSGLMGIHVAGEIMDNHLPYKLAEARDTVDINLIENRLSQYRSHLTGLSAELNNLRLYHRKTLQELPMAVCSLGRDKEILMWNRAMAKLTGIEADDVLGSHLDDLVQPWCDLLVNFSGGEDAHLYRHEITLNKRPHWISLHKAAIEGPATSRRGSTAGQDDQVILLEDVTETQLLEQELIHSERLASVGRLAAGVAHEIGNPITGIACLCQNLRYESENPEVLETADQILSQTDRVTRIVQSLVSYSHSGRNKKSAFEAVRLRECAEEAIALLSLQKDKNPVIFSNDIAANAIVAGDLQQMIQVFINLLANARDASEPEGRVMLESFEDEDNITLTVTDEGEGIDPEHLDQILEPFFTTKDPGEGTGLGLAMVYSIIDDHGGSLDILSPANPSTKRGAQIVIKLPRHLDSVLTHTAPDAPEKAD; from the coding sequence ATGACATTTGAACTCACTCACGTTGCCCTGATTGGTCTTGGCTACCTGCTGCTGATTTTTGGCATTGCCACCATTACCGAGCGCGACTGGCTGCCGCGACGCATCACCGAACACCCAGTTACCTATATTTTGTCGCTGGGCATTTTCGCCAGTGCCTGGGCTTTTTACGGCGTTATCGATCTGGCCTTTCAGTTTGGCTATGGCGCCCTGGCCTACTATTTGGGTACCGGTGCACTGTTTCTGTTTGCCCCTGTAGCCCTGGAGCCGATTACCGAACTGGCGCGGCGCCACCAGGTACACTCGCTGGCCGATCTGCTGGTGTTTCGCTACCACAGTCATGGTATAGGCGCGCTGACTACGCTGTGCATGCTGCTAGGTATTCTGCCTTTGATGGCCCTGCAGATTCAGGCCATTGCCGATACCATGCATATTCTTACCGTCAGCCGTGACCCGGCGATCCCACTGGTGGGTACCGGCTTAACCTTTAAAGACCTAATGGCGCTGACTTACTGCGGCATTCTGGCGCTGTTTACCATTTTGTTTGGCTCCAATCGCGAGCGCCACCGCGGCCTGATCACCGCCATGGCATTTGAATCGCTACTCAAGGTATTTGCGCTCTGCGCCATCGGTTTACTGGCCGTATATGGCGTATTCGACGGCTTTAGCGGCCTGGACCAGTGGCTTGAGCGCAACCCCGAAAACCTCGCCCTGTTGCACTCACCTATCCGCGATGGCGCCTCACACACGCTGCTGCTGGTGTTTGTCGCCACCGCCGTCACCATGCCTCATATTTTCCACATGGGCGTGGCGGAAAACCCTATTCTACGTAACACTCGTACCGTCACCTGGGCATTTCCGCTGTTTTTACTGTTTCTGGCTCTGCCCATATTCCCCATCTTGTGGGCGGGCTTCGAACTCTCGGTACCTCTACCGGCGCAGTACTTCACCCTTGGTGTACCCATTCTGGCGGAGTCTCCGAGCCTGACAATTCTCGCATTTATCGGCGGCTTATCGGCTTCTACCGGCGCCATGGTGGTGATCTCTCTGGCGCTCTCGACCATGGTAATGAACCACTGGCTGCTGCCGTTTTTACGCCTGCGTCGGCGCCAAGATATCTATTCGCAGCTGGTGTGGCTGCGCCGTGCGGTCATAGCCGCACTGTTTTTAGGCGGTTACTTTTTTTATTGGATGCTCGACAACCGCCAGAGCCTGTTCCACCTGGCGCTGGTTGCCTTTATTGAAACCCTGCAGTTTGTGCCGGGCATTTTCGCCATCGTTTTCTGGACCCGCGGCAACCGCCGCGGCGTTATTGCCGGGCTGACCGTCGGCACGCTGGTGTGGATGGTGGGGCTGCTGATTCCGATGCTCACAGGCTTAGAGCAATTGCGTGTACCCTTCGGTGACGGCTCACTGAGTGTTGGCATCAGCCACTGGAGCGAGATTACCGTTATTTCTCTAGGCCTCAACACCCTGATCTTTATCGGCGTATCGCTGCTGACCCGGCAAACCGAAGAAGAGGCTTACAGCGCTGAGCTTTGCGCCGCCGATGAATTGTCGCACCCGGTGCGCCAGGCGCTGGACGTTCACTCGGCCGCCGAATTTAAAACCCGTCTGGCCAAACCTTTAGGCAAAGTTACCGCCAGCCGCGAAGTGGACCTCGCTTTGCGCCAGCTGGGTCTGGGGATATCCGAACGCCGCCCCTACGCCCTGCGCCGCCTGCGCGATCAGCTGGAGGCTAACTTGTCCGGGTTGATGGGTATTCACGTGGCGGGCGAAATTATGGACAACCACCTGCCCTATAAACTAGCTGAAGCGCGCGACACGGTGGACATCAACCTGATTGAAAACCGTTTATCGCAATACCGCAGCCACCTTACCGGCCTGTCCGCCGAACTCAATAACCTGCGCTTGTACCATCGCAAAACACTACAAGAGCTCCCTATGGCGGTTTGCTCACTGGGCCGCGATAAAGAAATTCTGATGTGGAACCGCGCCATGGCCAAGCTCACCGGCATTGAGGCGGACGATGTTCTCGGCTCTCATCTGGATGATCTGGTGCAGCCCTGGTGCGACCTGCTGGTTAACTTTTCCGGCGGCGAAGACGCTCATTTGTACCGCCATGAGATCACCCTCAACAAACGGCCGCACTGGATCAGCCTGCATAAAGCGGCCATTGAAGGACCCGCCACCAGCCGCCGCGGTAGCACCGCCGGCCAGGATGATCAGGTGATTTTGCTTGAGGATGTCACCGAAACCCAGCTGCTGGAGCAAGAGCTGATTCACTCCGAACGTCTCGCCTCGGTGGGCCGCCTGGCGGCGGGAGTAGCCCATGAAATTGGCAACCCGATTACCGGTATTGCCTGCCTGTGCCAAAACTTGCGCTACGAATCAGAGAACCCCGAGGTGCTGGAAACGGCCGACCAAATCCTCAGCCAGACAGATCGCGTAACCCGTATCGTACAGTCACTGGTGAGCTACTCGCACAGCGGGCGCAATAAAAAGAGCGCCTTTGAGGCGGTGCGACTGCGCGAGTGCGCCGAAGAGGCCATTGCCCTGCTATCGCTGCAAAAAGACAAAAACCCGGTGATTTTCAGCAATGATATCGCCGCCAACGCGATTGTCGCTGGCGATCTGCAGCAGATGATTCAGGTGTTCATTAACCTGTTAGCCAATGCCAGGGATGCCAGCGAGCCGGAAGGTCGTGTTATGCTAGAGAGCTTTGAAGATGAGGACAACATCACCCTCACCGTCACCGATGAAGGGGAAGGCATAGACCCCGAGCATTTAGACCAGATTCTCGAGCCGTTTTTTACCACCAAAGATCCTGGCGAAGGCACTGGTCTCGGGCTTGCCATGGTGTACAGCATTATCGACGATCACGGCGGCAGTCTGGACATTCTCAGTCCCGCCAACCCGTCGACTAAGCGCGGAGCGCAAATCGTTATCAAATTGCCGCGTCACTTGGACTCTGTGTTAACGCACACCGCTCCCGACGCCCCAGAGAAGGCCGATTGA